GAATCCTTGTTGGTTTGTCTCCAATTTATTCATATCAGCTGTTGCATGGAAAGCAGACAGTGTTGTTGTGAAGTAGAAAAGGGATGTTGCATTCCCCAGCCCACTCTGAAAAATCCTCTTCAGTATAACAAAGGCCACATGAATGTTGCAGTgtgggggaggaggggaggggctggggggaaatCATTGGTGTCTGAGAGCAAAATCTGAAGGCCTTGAAGGAAAAAGCAAGCATGAGAAAAGACATACAAAACTGTAGCTCATGTGGGGCAATATTAGCAGAAACTTTAAGTTCCCTGAGGTGCAATATGAGCAAATGCTGTGATGGGTATCACAGACCTGCTCTTAAAATCACATTTGCCTGGTTACTGTGTGTGACAGTGACCTAATGCTGCTTTCTGTAAGACCTGACCTGGAGCACTGTAATGCGGCACTGCAtggggttttcttttccttttaaatcatATAGACAATGATAAAATTTGTTAGCAAGGTGGCAGAAACAAAGGCAATTCTAGATTAGATTTGGTACAAGTGGAGACAACCTATTTTTACTGAATCTGAGCCTACTGCATCTGACACCCTTTAGATGCAGGTGCAGAAATGCTAAATTGATGTTATTTGTATTATACTGCAGCAACCTGATCCCCGTTATGTGAAGAGTATTTATGTATCTTGTCTTTTCCACGAGACTAGGACAAATACCCAGGGCAGAGAGAGGAGATGATCAGCTGGGCTAATACATGGATCAAAACATCATGCCTTTCCGAGGTGGTTAAAGATACCACCGAGTATCTGCACTGGAACAAGATGTTGAGTTAGTTCCCTTCTATACAGTAATGGACTTAAAGCCCAAGCTGCTACTAGGAGATGCAGCACTGGCTGTAAATGGAAAAGGAGCCTCTGGGATTCAAAGCTTGGCTCTCGACGAGGAGCCTTGCAGAGCAGAAATGCACTCTTCCACCAGGGAAGCAGCCTCTTTGGCTGTGCCCCAGTGCACTGAAAAGCCACCTGCCCCATGCCCATAGTTGTGAACCACTGGGAGCTTAACTCGTCCTTTGCTCAAAACCTCTCTCTGCACTCTCACACTCTGCCTGGATGGCCTCAGGCCCACCTTCACCTTGATATCCTTAGCTCCCTGCAGTGAGGGCTCAAGGGAGCAGCATCTGTCAAAGATGTCTCTAGTAGTGCCAGCATCAGGGGAGAGACTCCAGCTTCCCTTTTCCCTGGTTCCCCCCAGGGTCACCCTGTGTATCCCTGGGTAGATGTAAGTTAAGCCATCTCCATCCCGGATGAACTGTGTCACCCAAGGAGCGTGAACCTTGAGCACTTGTCCCCTGACAGGGAAGAGCTGCTTGTCTCCCACCAGATGGTGTGCTCCCATGCCTGTGCAGTTGACAACGATGTCATAGTCACTGTGCAGCTCCCACAGGTCTGCCACTTTCCTGGTGTATATCTGGGTGCCAGTTGCTTTCAACCTGCAAAAAGTGAGGCAGAAAAGAAACCCCTAAAGCCTTATGTAATTATTGTGAACATTAATTAATGAGATAGATTGCCTTTGCCTTTACATACTGATCAAGAACAAACAATAGCTAGgacaaaaagcaaagaaaatgccATGGGGGTTCTGTTTATGATTGGTATGATTTGATCAGAGGTATTTAGCCTGGTTGGGCTTGAAAAAGTACAGTTGAGCAGTTTTAGAGAAGGGTCTGGCATCAGACCCTAGGCAAACAGTCAGGTCTTCATGGTCTGATTCATTTTGGTAACAGTATCAAGCTTTAACAACAGCCCAAGCAATCTGGGAAACAACAGATTTATTTACCAATTTGCTCATGCTAGTGGCAGAGCTATTGTCCTACCCCCTTTTTAATGTGTCTGTTATATGTTGTCACATTCATTCCCAACTCACCTCCTGAGCTATGTAGCCATCTAGTGCCATGTGCCAAGCCCTAAGATCTGCACTAAGGCTGGGCAGATGTGGCACAGGACCCTCAGGGTGCCCATAAccttctggagcagcagccaggagtcACCCAGGATGGCTCAGAGCACTATACATACATGTCTGCTCTTCAGCAAAAGTCACTTCTTCTTGAGATTCATTTTTGAACTCAATTTCAAGTCATATCCTCCCCTGAATTAGCCTGAATTttgaagcccttccctgtgGAAAATCACTGGTCCCTGCACGCTGTCAGCTGGATCCCACTGCAGGGGGTTTTTGCTGGGGGTTTTAGCATAAGCAAGTCAGGATACAGATCTGTGAGGCACTGAGTGGAAAATCCCATCCTCTGCAACATTCTAGCAGCTGGCAAAGTCATCAACTCTACTATGAAAGCAGCGGTTTCCCACAAAGTGGTAAGTGAGCCAAGAATCCAGGGCATGGTTGATGCTCTGGGGCCTGATGTAGCAGGACACTGAAGCTGTCTACAAAGAACAGAGGAGATGTcatgcagcagctgtggctgggcaACTTGCAGGAAGAGCTCCTAAACGTTGTAACTAGGACCCTGTCACCATGCCATAAAAAATACACCAACGAAAAAACCTGCTGAAAACTCCTGAATTCAGACAAGTAAGCAGGAAAAAATTCCTGAAGTCTATTTTTGGCCAAGCAAGGTGGGCACAACAACAATTTTCCTTGTGGATTGCCAGGAGAATGGTCTATAAATACTGCTCAGGTCACTAGGGGGTTGAGAATTAGTTACATGTTTAATATGCTCTCACTTCTCATCACcagggagaagagaaaaaaaaaaaag
The genomic region above belongs to Passer domesticus isolate bPasDom1 chromosome 3, bPasDom1.hap1, whole genome shotgun sequence and contains:
- the DDO gene encoding D-aspartate oxidase isoform X4, with protein sequence MSKAELQKFPQHRFGQAFTTLKCDCPSYLLWLEKRLKATGTQIYTRKVADLWELHSDYDIVVNCTGMGAHHLVGDKQLFPVRGQVLKVHAPWVTQFIRDGDGLTYIYPGIHRVTLGGTREKGSWSLSPDAGTTRDIFDRCCSLEPSLQGAKDIKVKVGLRPSRQSVRVQREVLSKGRVKLPVVHNYGHGAGGFSVHWGTAKEAASLVEECISALQGSSSRAKL
- the DDO gene encoding D-aspartate oxidase isoform X3 is translated as MPFPQLPVLSEKVGSSLLWLCILEMASAKVAVVGAGVIGLSTALCITETCPSCSVTVLSDQFSPNTTSDVAAGMLIPHIYPDTPLHRQKQWFKETFTYLFAISNSAEASEAGIHLVSGWQIFKSTPKEELPFWSDIVLGFRPMSKAELQKFPQHRFGQAFTTLKCDCPSYLLWLEKRLKATGTQIYTRKVADLWELHSDYDIVVNCTGMGAHHLVGDKQLFPVRGQVLKVHAPWVTQFIRDGDGLTYIYPGIHRVTLGGTREKGSWSLSPDAGTTRDIFDRCCSLEPSLQGAKDIKVKVGLRPSRQSVRVQREVLSKGRVKLPVVHNYGHGAGGFSVHWGTAKEAASLVEECISALQGSSSRAKL
- the DDO gene encoding D-aspartate oxidase isoform X2 — protein: MASAKVAVVGAGVIGLSTALCITETCPSCSVTVLSDQFSPNTTSDVAAGMLIPHIYPDTPLHRQKQWFKETFTYLFAISNSAEASEAGIHLVSGWQIFKSTPKEELPFWSDIVLGFRPMSKAELQKFPQHRFGQAFTTLKCDCPSYLLWLEKRLKATGTQIYTRKVADLWELHSDYDIVVNCTGMGAHHLVGDKQLFPVRGQVLKVHAPWVTQFIRDGDGLTYIYPGIHRVTLGGTREKGSWSLSPDAGTTRDIFDRCCSLEPSLQGAKDIKVKVGLRPSRQSVRVQREVLSKGRVKLPVVHNYGHGAGGFSVHWGTAKEAASLVEECISALQGSSSRAKL